In Sesamum indicum cultivar Zhongzhi No. 13 unplaced genomic scaffold, S_indicum_v1.0 scaffold00252, whole genome shotgun sequence, the DNA window ATGATGCAGTCCCTTAAACCCATCAAGAAGATGAGCCAGCACGTTTGTACCTTCGCCATTTACAGCCACGACATGACCCGCCAGATCCACACCCACCACTATGTCACCCGACTCAACCAGGACTTCCTCCAGTGCGCCGTTTATGACTCCGACGACTCCACCGCCCGCCTCATCGGTAAATATttcaactatttatttatctatatatatatatgctgtaTTTTCTCAACAATTTACGCATTAATCGTCGAACTGGAAATTGCTGGATTGCGGGTGAATGAGTAGGCGTGGAGTATATAATTTCAGAGCGAATTCTTGACGCCCTTCCACCTGATGAGCAGAAGCTTTGGCATTCT includes these proteins:
- the LOC105179966 gene encoding oil body-associated protein 2A-like yields the protein MERVLIGQHIIDKGAQMMQSLKPIKKMSQHVCTFAIYSHDMTRQIHTHHYVTRLNQDFLQCAVYDSDDSTARLIGVEYIISERILDALPPDEQKLWHSHGYEITSGLWMNPRVP